In Paenibacillus hexagrammi, the following are encoded in one genomic region:
- a CDS encoding beta-galactosidase: MNSLIVFYDPTFPYEGVRPDEQQLAELASTGRLVTADELADALTSAEVLVHLHGRYFPKAAWGAIEALVSRGKGLVHIGSAPFKVPVFRGNDGWEQEAEQTTYHQKLQIHEMLPVDPSPIARYAALTELPLLAGKEAAFSIQPTVGLALHVTRADDQPGQIGSSGPMDAHILPLLKGISEDGREVAAPIVLLENTKGDFSGGRWILANLLTDETFWSQDGAAMLAEWAAFVQRGVTEIWFKPNYACYDPGDRAALTIQLQTLTHRTEESVNANRSWTFEVAVYKESISEPIWSTKAQMNASRELSYKRFQVPVDLEAGFYTAECRAVADTGEVRTFRQGFWGYDAELLRQGEFMSCDRDYMIKDGRPLPIVGMTYMTSDVARKFLFMPNVSVWDKDIAQMAKAGINLIRTGIWSAWRQVMFVDGHPYEEVLRAIDAFILTAKKHDIEVTFNFFAFTPEAWEGVNPYLDPRSVEAQKRFISAVVSRHAETTNVHWDLINEPSMFNPDKPFAGPQSAHDKFEQQAFVAWLEERHGDIRKLQERWNMSPAELPDFTSVRLPDASEMNMNTTETLEKKGSPWLDYTLFTMEMHNRWAHELIATIRSINPKQLATVGQDEGLGAQRPSPFFYAEAVDYTTVHSWWLMDQLVWDGIFSKAPDKPNLIQETGIMYVETPDGRAKRSELELRNILERKYAYSFSTGGAGAVQWIWNINFYMNNINESHIGALRADGTEKPEADVSYDFGSFMGEIRDLFAGRKLEEVAVVFPYSNDFSTRKLAFDATSKLTRTLAYEMNVPFRGLGEYHLESLEQDAPKLIIVPSAHNFSGAALEKLTNHVKHNGGTLLFTGPLGLDEYWTPRARLTDVIGDTVLSNVLREELMEVEGKRYPVSFGGARIAQANKEISLSDSAGGSQISQVNRYALGQGQLIWCPLPVELNERSEALISLYTYALQQAGVEAELEWTQGGEWPGLYGRKLSFNEGALFIFVSEFGIDTPVEVKDPVTGCSYAFELESERTVMFAADQTGQVTAVYRPREVQIEVK; this comes from the coding sequence GTTCACTTGCACGGCAGATATTTTCCTAAAGCTGCTTGGGGCGCCATTGAGGCACTTGTTAGCAGAGGCAAGGGGCTTGTTCATATCGGCAGCGCGCCGTTTAAAGTTCCGGTGTTTCGAGGAAATGACGGCTGGGAGCAGGAAGCTGAGCAGACCACCTATCATCAAAAGCTGCAAATTCACGAGATGCTGCCCGTTGATCCCTCTCCAATTGCACGTTATGCCGCATTAACGGAGCTTCCACTGCTGGCAGGAAAAGAAGCGGCTTTCTCTATTCAACCTACTGTAGGGCTTGCTCTTCATGTGACTCGCGCTGACGATCAGCCAGGCCAAATAGGCTCCAGCGGTCCGATGGATGCCCACATTCTTCCGCTTCTCAAAGGGATTTCGGAGGATGGTAGAGAAGTTGCGGCTCCGATCGTGCTTCTTGAGAATACGAAAGGTGACTTTTCAGGGGGCCGCTGGATTCTAGCCAACCTGCTGACAGACGAGACGTTCTGGAGCCAAGACGGCGCAGCAATGCTAGCGGAATGGGCTGCTTTCGTTCAAAGGGGAGTCACTGAGATTTGGTTCAAGCCGAATTACGCTTGTTACGATCCAGGCGACCGTGCAGCTTTAACCATACAGCTGCAAACCTTGACGCATCGGACGGAGGAATCCGTTAACGCTAATCGTTCGTGGACCTTCGAGGTAGCAGTGTATAAGGAAAGTATTTCGGAGCCGATCTGGTCGACAAAAGCTCAAATGAACGCATCCCGTGAGCTCTCCTACAAGCGATTCCAGGTTCCGGTTGACCTGGAGGCAGGATTTTATACAGCGGAATGCCGTGCTGTTGCCGATACAGGGGAAGTTCGAACTTTCCGCCAAGGCTTCTGGGGCTATGATGCGGAGCTGCTTCGTCAAGGGGAGTTCATGTCGTGCGACCGTGATTATATGATCAAAGACGGGCGTCCTCTTCCTATTGTAGGCATGACCTATATGACTAGTGACGTAGCGCGGAAATTTTTGTTTATGCCTAATGTGTCGGTATGGGATAAAGATATTGCCCAGATGGCGAAGGCTGGCATCAACCTGATTCGTACGGGAATTTGGTCCGCATGGCGTCAAGTGATGTTTGTTGACGGACATCCGTACGAAGAAGTGCTTCGCGCGATTGATGCTTTTATTTTGACTGCGAAAAAACATGATATTGAAGTAACCTTTAATTTCTTCGCCTTTACTCCGGAAGCATGGGAAGGTGTGAATCCGTACTTAGATCCAAGAAGCGTAGAGGCGCAGAAGCGATTTATTTCTGCTGTGGTGTCCCGCCATGCCGAAACGACGAATGTGCATTGGGATTTGATTAACGAGCCGTCTATGTTCAATCCTGACAAGCCGTTCGCAGGTCCTCAATCGGCTCATGACAAATTCGAACAGCAAGCGTTCGTTGCGTGGCTAGAAGAGCGTCATGGCGACATTCGCAAGCTTCAGGAGCGTTGGAATATGTCGCCTGCGGAGCTTCCTGATTTCACTAGTGTGCGCCTGCCTGATGCTTCCGAGATGAACATGAACACCACGGAGACGCTCGAAAAGAAAGGTTCGCCGTGGTTGGATTACACCTTGTTCACGATGGAGATGCACAACCGCTGGGCTCATGAGCTGATTGCCACGATCCGCAGCATCAATCCGAAGCAGCTCGCTACTGTCGGTCAAGATGAAGGCTTGGGCGCTCAACGTCCATCGCCTTTCTTCTACGCGGAGGCTGTCGATTACACGACGGTGCACTCCTGGTGGCTGATGGATCAGCTCGTCTGGGACGGTATCTTCTCCAAGGCGCCGGATAAGCCGAATCTGATCCAAGAAACGGGAATCATGTACGTGGAGACGCCTGACGGCCGGGCCAAGCGTTCCGAGCTTGAGCTTCGCAATATTTTGGAGCGCAAATATGCGTATTCCTTCTCCACAGGCGGAGCAGGTGCCGTACAATGGATCTGGAATATTAACTTTTATATGAACAATATTAACGAATCGCATATCGGAGCTTTGCGCGCAGACGGCACAGAGAAGCCGGAGGCGGATGTTTCGTATGACTTTGGTTCTTTTATGGGAGAGATCCGCGACCTCTTTGCCGGCAGAAAGCTGGAGGAAGTAGCTGTCGTGTTCCCGTACTCCAACGATTTCTCGACCAGAAAGCTGGCGTTTGACGCGACTTCCAAGCTGACCAGAACCCTTGCTTATGAAATGAATGTTCCCTTCCGCGGGCTTGGTGAGTATCATTTGGAATCGCTGGAGCAAGATGCGCCTAAGCTTATTATTGTACCAAGTGCTCATAATTTTAGCGGCGCTGCGCTGGAAAAGCTAACGAATCACGTGAAGCATAACGGCGGTACGCTGCTCTTCACTGGTCCGCTGGGATTGGATGAGTACTGGACGCCGCGGGCTAGATTAACGGATGTAATTGGCGATACAGTGCTTAGCAACGTGCTTCGCGAGGAGCTTATGGAAGTAGAAGGCAAGCGATATCCGGTATCCTTTGGCGGAGCTCGAATTGCTCAAGCTAACAAGGAGATTTCCTTATCCGACAGTGCGGGCGGTTCGCAGATTAGCCAGGTTAATCGTTATGCACTAGGCCAAGGGCAGCTCATCTGGTGTCCGCTTCCGGTAGAGCTTAACGAACGCAGCGAAGCTTTAATTTCACTCTATACCTATGCGCTGCAGCAGGCAGGAGTGGAGGCGGAGCTGGAATGGACTCAAGGCGGAGAATGGCCGGGACTGTACGGCCGCAAGCTTAGCTTTAACGAAGGAGCATTATTCATCTTCGTGTCGGAGTTTGGTATCGATACTCCTGTTGAAGTGAAGGATCCGGTTACAGGCTGCAGCTACGCTTTTGAACTGGAAAGTGAGCGCACTGTGATGTTCGCGGCTGATCAAACGGGGCAAGTGACGGCCGTTTACCGTCCTCGTGAAGTTCAAATCGAAGTGAAGTAA
- a CDS encoding AbrB/MazE/SpoVT family DNA-binding domain-containing protein: MKSTGIVRKVDELGRIVLPIELRRTLHIEIGDAIEVYVDPERITLKKYMPACVFCGNFENMSYFKGKLVCNSCMDEIL, from the coding sequence ATGAAATCCACTGGTATCGTTAGAAAAGTGGATGAGCTAGGCCGGATCGTATTGCCCATAGAATTGCGCCGCACATTGCACATCGAGATCGGGGATGCGATTGAGGTCTACGTAGATCCCGAGAGAATCACATTGAAAAAATATATGCCCGCTTGTGTGTTTTGCGGAAACTTCGAGAATATGAGCTACTTCAAAGGAAAGCTGGTTTGTAACAGCTGTATGGATGAAATTTTGTAA
- a CDS encoding methyl-accepting chemotaxis protein — protein sequence MFGWLGFNKGMPLWWSYRLNKHLKEDVEHIFEGIAQTRMEILQSWVEEYWSNLDRLRSQLLEYQAQSGQLKPNDNVIRQLFAAAQKRGVDFSEIYLLNDKDTVTHSTYSHHIGQTYTGVNVITRGLQEVKKGHKCLFGPYSDPMTLRIGPSTSSFHDAMTLLYMVPLEEGGVWKGTLCGRVPNDVLGDLIQRESGHVYPDSGDNYIFMAKPCLNTHIAPGTALSRSRFEDLTFTHGDNLKDGVKTDFGVVSVKEHTELELVFTDPATGELHPGVAGTIQNGHNLFVEFPGYSDYRHIPVIGKGVTFQLPHCPDVWGMMCEGDLEEVYRFRSMSWKLHRMQIGFIAGFVLLTSASYLLLNGRIPVWGGTALIAVLGLIYGLLGASFIQKKGTQPISKQLEEINRFIRMNAEGGGDLTQRLQLNRFSSSETGELAKWINNMIDSLEGIMLKVQKAAGEVQESQERLSDSAGSTEVSTQRMSGKIHDMIRSLLGQLQDIDVAKDVSHTMSGTLRELEQKASDQIAVAQDEVHRIGDKMQHITSKVAETNRTIQTFLHTTQEIPKLLKVIEEISAQTNLLSLNASIEAARVGEHGKGFSVVADEIRKLSDLTKESTKEINETIALIERHAKEAFVSMEEGTKVVEEGTQIVAAASEILSRANAHDTMKTQVVEEVVALMEKIAAVSIENRQISAEVEDTVQALLMDMNRVKHTTGTVGSITQSLLMLVNQFHLKTDRVR from the coding sequence ATGTTCGGTTGGCTTGGATTTAACAAGGGGATGCCATTGTGGTGGTCATACCGCTTAAATAAGCATCTAAAGGAGGATGTGGAACACATCTTCGAGGGGATAGCCCAAACCCGTATGGAAATTCTGCAAAGCTGGGTAGAGGAATATTGGTCCAATCTGGATCGATTGCGAAGCCAACTGCTGGAGTACCAGGCTCAGTCCGGTCAACTGAAGCCTAACGACAACGTAATCCGGCAGCTATTTGCGGCAGCACAGAAGCGGGGCGTCGATTTCTCTGAGATCTACCTATTAAATGATAAGGATACGGTCACTCATTCTACATATAGTCATCATATCGGACAAACATATACAGGTGTTAATGTGATTACAAGAGGTCTTCAAGAGGTGAAAAAAGGGCATAAGTGTCTATTCGGACCCTATTCTGACCCGATGACACTAAGGATTGGTCCCAGCACTTCTTCCTTCCATGATGCGATGACGCTTCTGTACATGGTGCCGCTGGAAGAAGGCGGAGTCTGGAAAGGAACGTTATGCGGCCGTGTGCCGAACGACGTCCTGGGAGATTTGATTCAGAGGGAGTCCGGGCATGTGTATCCGGATTCAGGTGATAACTATATTTTCATGGCTAAGCCGTGCCTCAATACGCATATTGCTCCGGGAACGGCATTATCCAGAAGCCGGTTTGAAGATTTAACCTTCACTCATGGAGATAACCTGAAGGATGGAGTGAAAACCGATTTTGGCGTTGTCAGTGTCAAAGAACATACGGAGCTGGAGCTTGTCTTCACGGACCCTGCAACTGGAGAGCTTCATCCAGGTGTAGCTGGAACCATTCAGAATGGGCATAACCTGTTCGTTGAATTCCCCGGATATTCCGATTATCGACATATACCGGTTATCGGTAAGGGTGTGACTTTTCAATTGCCGCATTGCCCGGATGTATGGGGCATGATGTGCGAGGGGGACCTGGAGGAGGTTTACCGGTTCCGGAGTATGAGTTGGAAGCTGCATCGCATGCAGATTGGGTTTATAGCTGGATTTGTCCTTCTCACCTCGGCTTCGTATTTGCTGCTTAACGGTCGGATTCCCGTATGGGGCGGCACGGCGCTGATCGCTGTACTCGGACTGATTTATGGACTGTTGGGAGCCTCATTCATTCAAAAGAAAGGGACTCAGCCGATCTCCAAGCAGCTCGAGGAGATTAATCGCTTTATTCGCATGAATGCGGAGGGCGGCGGAGATTTGACCCAGCGCCTGCAGTTGAACCGTTTTTCCAGCAGTGAGACCGGGGAACTTGCCAAATGGATTAATAACATGATCGATTCACTGGAAGGCATTATGCTTAAGGTTCAGAAAGCCGCAGGTGAAGTCCAAGAGAGTCAGGAGCGGCTCAGCGACTCAGCGGGATCAACGGAGGTCTCGACACAGCGAATGAGCGGTAAAATTCACGACATGATCCGTTCGCTGCTGGGGCAGCTGCAGGATATTGATGTCGCGAAGGACGTCTCGCATACTATGAGCGGAACGCTTCGCGAGCTGGAGCAGAAGGCATCGGATCAAATTGCCGTAGCTCAGGATGAAGTGCATCGCATCGGTGATAAGATGCAGCATATTACAAGCAAGGTTGCTGAGACGAATCGTACGATTCAGACATTCCTGCATACGACACAGGAAATACCGAAGCTGCTAAAGGTTATTGAAGAGATTTCCGCTCAGACGAATCTGCTTTCCTTGAATGCTTCTATTGAAGCGGCGCGGGTAGGGGAGCATGGCAAAGGTTTCTCCGTCGTAGCCGATGAAATCCGCAAGCTGTCCGATTTGACGAAGGAGTCGACCAAGGAGATTAATGAGACAATAGCACTGATCGAGCGGCATGCGAAAGAAGCGTTCGTCTCCATGGAGGAAGGTACGAAGGTTGTGGAGGAGGGCACACAAATTGTCGCCGCAGCGTCAGAAATTCTTAGCCGTGCTAACGCTCATGACACGATGAAGACGCAGGTCGTTGAGGAAGTGGTTGCCCTTATGGAGAAGATTGCCGCAGTCAGTATCGAAAACCGCCAAATTTCCGCGGAGGTCGAAGATACGGTACAGGCCCTACTGATGGATATGAACCGTGTCAAACACACGACGGGCACGGTTGGCTCGATCACGCAATCCCTGCTGATGCTGGTCAACCAGTTTCATCTTAAGACCGACCGAGTTCGTTAA
- a CDS encoding hemerythrin domain-containing protein: MDIRLGAQAKSELAAHPAHFPAIVQRLKEEHEQMRDQLAEIRTMAVSLYSLTDCSIGMCKLIELQDRILSLVEELEQHSEWEEKELFPLLQSYFSRAKAFSIARSIIVLEQDHDLAKQVVKAYVDGVNAMRVPIDMEFLHYMTAELVRACLLLLKHFTLEEELVYPLINQILSELESASI; the protein is encoded by the coding sequence TTGGATATTCGGTTGGGTGCTCAGGCAAAGTCGGAGCTCGCGGCACACCCCGCCCATTTTCCGGCCATCGTTCAAAGATTAAAGGAAGAGCATGAACAAATGCGGGATCAGCTCGCGGAGATCCGTACGATGGCGGTTTCATTATATTCGCTCACCGATTGCTCGATCGGCATGTGCAAGCTTATTGAGCTTCAGGACCGCATCCTGTCACTCGTGGAAGAATTGGAGCAGCATTCCGAATGGGAGGAGAAGGAGCTGTTTCCGCTGCTGCAGTCTTATTTCAGCCGTGCGAAAGCCTTCTCGATAGCCCGCTCGATCATTGTCCTTGAACAGGACCACGACCTGGCGAAGCAGGTTGTCAAAGCCTACGTGGACGGTGTGAATGCCATGCGAGTCCCAATCGATATGGAATTTCTGCATTACATGACGGCTGAGCTGGTCCGAGCTTGCCTGCTTCTGCTAAAGCATTTTACCCTGGAGGAGGAGCTTGTGTACCCGCTGATCAATCAGATCCTGTCGGAGCTGGAATCTGCGTCGATTTAA
- a CDS encoding response regulator — MSLSLRFKLLAAVVLVTSISLCFVGFTNYKLSKDKLISQLEEHAVSSVRQSAQNMYDFLSIRLAEVELISRVEVMKSGTLQDQLEYLSQELSTGGNRFYSMGIIDLQGNLTFTTGETLHIAGEKHFQAARTGKTFISDPLFSKRTKQYIISITVPVFNEHHEVVRIVDVALDATDTFDKHLIAPFEHGNCLIINRDGLMLYNSDPSLILSENIYTSNPGMKERLKSIVTKDSGFFNATFGGSEKRVFYTYVPNLDWFLAYTIPMKSFEAPAKSLLWTTIGLILITVFVLSYFIDWAAHSIVIKPIMQILRVTEAVAAGDLHMKPLRVTSKDELGALAHSVNGMIENLRELFEPFEAFIHHNQYAMIVMDPEFSILHFNARAEDMLGYKLTEVLKCQTPALWLDPDQLRERATRYSAELQEKIPEDCTALVIKSLREMPEDTEWIWRRKDGSRFYVESNVSIITHPDGSMKGFVCIARDVSDIKENTATKDRLLAIVENAHDIILTFDQHGYILYMNQVGRRYYGHQDAAESKRHFSDYVEMLSPIDFYEGLLISVKQGFWETEAEFLTKTNVRLVISLIIVPHITSDGSVHYYSAITRDITDQKRAQVELVRAKQEAEEANQAKSMFLARMSHEIRTPLNGIVGLTYLLERTELSGLQKDYVNKIAASSRSLSEIIRDILDFSKIEANKLVIEHIPFRLDEAVDRVCDTLSVLLGNKPIEFICKIDKHLPLHVVGDPLRLYQVLLNLTGNAIKFTDEGTISLQIDANQLSCDGCVQVGISVRDTGIGISEAELPHLFQPFTQADGSTSRKYGGTGLGLVITKNLIERMGGTINVSSSPGLGSEFRVSLPLELHEQQDDHFENRLFLGKALIVEDHAELRESLTGMLEACVSEAAGIASWEEAAKAASIIPLDAMLLDMEAPDMYGEESWLELHDQCRNNNIRTIVYTTLAGRDALTQLPEHVWPDAVIVKPVSPGALRRALTEVAASKYVSRPAEQTAGDSTEQSQPPLILVVEDNEINQTVAKTLLESRGYQVHLANNGTDALLCVQRNNYSLIVMDIHMPELDGLETTRRVRLLHEYAQTPIVALTAASTHQQRQACLQAGMNEMVTKPILPEQLFQVIEQCLQPEKLPQAAKASYPLAVPASVMDKVADILNVEQALQRVGGKMSIYTHMLQQFQKQYQDAAFQLHSLYQQQEWDRLLRELHTLRGTSGNISANRLFQAASWLEQSIRDQIESGTLDAARELNSVTEELSQVFDAIEGYLVR; from the coding sequence ATGTCATTATCGCTTCGATTTAAACTGCTGGCAGCAGTCGTACTCGTTACATCCATTTCCTTATGCTTCGTCGGCTTTACCAATTACAAGCTGTCAAAAGATAAACTGATTTCCCAGCTCGAGGAACATGCCGTGTCTTCAGTCCGACAGTCCGCTCAAAATATGTATGATTTCTTATCGATCCGGCTTGCCGAAGTGGAACTGATCAGCCGTGTAGAAGTGATGAAAAGCGGCACTTTGCAAGATCAGCTAGAGTATCTAAGCCAAGAGCTTAGCACCGGCGGCAATCGCTTTTATTCCATGGGGATTATTGACCTGCAAGGCAATTTAACGTTCACCACGGGTGAGACCTTGCATATAGCCGGTGAGAAACACTTTCAAGCTGCACGTACCGGAAAAACCTTCATTTCCGATCCGCTTTTCAGCAAAAGAACGAAGCAATACATCATCAGCATCACCGTGCCCGTTTTCAATGAGCACCATGAGGTGGTGCGCATTGTTGATGTCGCTCTGGATGCTACGGATACGTTCGACAAGCATTTAATCGCACCATTCGAGCATGGGAATTGCCTCATCATCAATCGGGATGGACTCATGCTGTACAATTCCGATCCGTCGCTTATTTTGTCTGAAAATATTTACACCTCCAATCCCGGCATGAAGGAGAGGTTAAAAAGCATCGTTACGAAGGATTCGGGATTTTTTAACGCCACCTTTGGCGGCAGCGAAAAGCGTGTGTTTTACACCTACGTGCCTAATCTTGATTGGTTTCTTGCGTACACAATCCCGATGAAGTCATTTGAAGCACCGGCCAAGTCACTCTTATGGACTACCATCGGTCTCATTCTGATAACCGTCTTTGTCCTTTCTTACTTTATTGATTGGGCTGCGCATTCGATCGTCATCAAGCCAATCATGCAAATCCTTAGGGTCACGGAGGCTGTGGCGGCTGGAGACTTGCATATGAAGCCGCTACGAGTTACGAGTAAGGATGAGCTTGGAGCCCTCGCCCATTCCGTCAATGGCATGATTGAAAACTTAAGGGAGCTCTTCGAGCCCTTCGAGGCTTTCATTCACCACAATCAATACGCCATGATCGTCATGGATCCGGAGTTTTCTATTCTTCACTTCAATGCTCGAGCAGAAGACATGCTCGGTTACAAGCTTACAGAGGTGTTAAAATGTCAGACTCCTGCGCTGTGGTTGGATCCCGACCAGCTTCGGGAACGGGCAACCCGTTATTCCGCAGAGCTTCAGGAGAAAATCCCGGAAGATTGCACCGCCCTCGTCATCAAATCCTTACGCGAAATGCCCGAGGATACGGAATGGATCTGGCGCCGCAAGGACGGCAGCCGCTTTTACGTGGAGTCTAATGTGAGCATCATCACACATCCTGATGGGAGCATGAAGGGCTTTGTGTGCATCGCAAGGGATGTTAGCGATATCAAGGAAAATACAGCGACTAAAGACCGACTGCTCGCAATTGTTGAAAACGCGCATGACATCATCCTTACCTTTGATCAGCATGGGTACATCTTGTACATGAATCAGGTTGGTCGACGCTACTACGGTCATCAGGATGCAGCAGAGAGCAAAAGACACTTCAGCGATTATGTAGAAATGCTCAGTCCAATTGATTTTTATGAAGGCTTGCTCATTTCCGTCAAACAGGGCTTCTGGGAGACGGAGGCCGAATTTTTAACCAAAACCAACGTACGCCTTGTGATCTCTCTGATTATTGTCCCCCATATCACTTCAGATGGAAGCGTACATTATTATTCAGCCATTACTAGAGATATCACGGACCAAAAACGCGCGCAGGTCGAGTTAGTTCGGGCTAAGCAGGAAGCTGAAGAAGCCAATCAGGCCAAAAGTATGTTTCTTGCCCGCATGAGCCATGAAATTCGTACACCTCTTAACGGAATCGTGGGACTTACCTACTTGCTCGAACGCACAGAGTTATCCGGACTTCAGAAGGACTATGTGAACAAAATCGCAGCTTCATCCCGTTCGTTGTCCGAAATCATCCGAGATATTTTGGACTTCTCAAAAATCGAGGCAAACAAGCTCGTCATCGAGCATATTCCCTTCCGCTTGGATGAAGCGGTGGATCGAGTTTGCGATACACTTAGTGTGCTTCTGGGTAATAAACCGATCGAATTCATTTGCAAAATAGATAAACATCTGCCGCTTCATGTCGTAGGGGACCCGCTTCGGCTTTACCAAGTACTGTTGAATCTAACCGGGAATGCCATCAAGTTCACAGATGAAGGAACCATATCGTTACAAATTGATGCCAATCAGCTAAGCTGTGACGGATGCGTACAGGTAGGTATCTCTGTGAGAGATACTGGAATTGGCATATCTGAGGCTGAGCTCCCTCATTTGTTTCAGCCCTTTACGCAAGCCGACGGATCCACCAGCAGGAAGTATGGAGGAACCGGACTTGGTCTAGTTATAACCAAAAACCTTATCGAACGGATGGGCGGAACGATCAACGTATCCAGCAGCCCAGGGCTTGGCAGTGAATTCCGGGTCTCTCTCCCCTTGGAGCTTCATGAACAACAAGATGACCATTTCGAGAACAGACTGTTTCTTGGAAAAGCCCTGATTGTCGAGGATCACGCTGAGCTGAGAGAATCCCTGACGGGGATGTTGGAAGCTTGTGTCTCCGAAGCAGCCGGCATCGCCTCATGGGAGGAAGCTGCAAAAGCCGCTTCCATCATTCCACTTGACGCCATGCTGCTGGACATGGAGGCTCCCGATATGTACGGCGAGGAAAGCTGGCTCGAGCTGCATGACCAGTGCCGTAACAACAATATCCGCACGATTGTTTACACGACACTAGCCGGACGGGACGCTCTTACTCAACTTCCAGAGCATGTATGGCCTGATGCAGTGATCGTGAAGCCGGTCAGTCCAGGGGCGCTGCGTCGAGCGTTAACGGAGGTGGCCGCTTCCAAGTACGTCTCTCGTCCGGCAGAGCAGACAGCCGGTGACAGTACAGAACAAAGCCAGCCTCCTCTTATACTTGTTGTCGAGGATAACGAGATTAATCAAACCGTTGCCAAAACATTACTCGAAAGCAGAGGCTATCAGGTTCACTTAGCGAACAATGGTACGGATGCGCTTCTATGCGTTCAACGAAACAACTATTCCCTTATTGTCATGGACATTCACATGCCCGAGCTTGACGGTCTGGAAACAACAAGAAGAGTCCGGCTTCTGCATGAATACGCGCAAACCCCCATTGTTGCGCTTACAGCGGCTTCAACCCATCAACAAAGGCAAGCTTGTCTGCAAGCCGGCATGAATGAAATGGTCACCAAGCCCATTCTTCCTGAACAGTTGTTTCAAGTAATTGAACAATGTTTGCAACCTGAGAAGCTTCCTCAAGCAGCTAAGGCTAGCTACCCTCTTGCTGTGCCGGCTTCTGTAATGGATAAGGTTGCAGATATTCTGAACGTGGAGCAGGCTCTGCAACGAGTAGGAGGGAAAATGAGCATCTACACACATATGCTTCAGCAGTTTCAAAAACAGTATCAGGATGCAGCCTTCCAGCTTCACTCGTTATACCAACAGCAAGAGTGGGACAGGCTGCTAAGAGAGCTCCATACACTTCGGGGAACGTCCGGCAATATCTCGGCCAATCGGCTCTTTCAAGCCGCAAGCTGGTTGGAACAGTCTATCCGTGATCAAATTGAATCGGGCACACTCGACGCCGCACGCGAGCTAAACAGCGTTACTGAAGAGCTATCGCAGGTATTTGACGCAATCGAAGGATATCTGGTCAGGTAA
- a CDS encoding SPW repeat domain-containing protein, translated as MMMKNLVSALLGLWFIATPWVFGFTDLEQAKLVCIVLGGIQFVFSLLAIGKSGPKTWQNWIAFFAGIWFIIFPNIYHMALLAFFLFVVTGFVTMLINYSNLYDDYQ; from the coding sequence ATGATGATGAAAAACCTCGTTTCTGCACTCTTGGGACTTTGGTTTATCGCAACGCCTTGGGTATTCGGATTTACGGATTTGGAACAAGCCAAGCTGGTTTGCATCGTATTAGGGGGCATACAATTTGTTTTTTCGCTGCTTGCCATTGGAAAATCAGGTCCTAAAACATGGCAGAATTGGATTGCCTTTTTTGCGGGCATCTGGTTTATTATTTTTCCAAACATCTATCATATGGCGTTATTGGCATTTTTCCTCTTCGTGGTTACGGGCTTTGTGACAATGCTGATCAATTACTCGAATTTATACGACGATTATCAATGA
- a CDS encoding threonine/serine exporter family protein translates to MMMVEQLIVSFIASAAFAVLFHVPRATLLQCGFVGMLGWLVYLLAVRIPMDPIAATLIASFLVTVTSQLLAKWYKTPIIVFSVSGIIPLVPGGLAYDAMRNVVENQYDAAVQLSAKAFLLSGAIAMGLVFSEVINHVIRKSRI, encoded by the coding sequence ATGATGATGGTGGAACAGCTCATCGTTAGCTTTATCGCTTCGGCAGCTTTTGCCGTCTTGTTTCATGTGCCGCGAGCCACGCTGCTGCAGTGCGGGTTCGTGGGCATGCTGGGCTGGCTTGTGTATTTGCTTGCTGTGAGAATACCAATGGACCCTATCGCAGCTACGCTGATCGCTTCTTTCTTGGTAACCGTGACCAGCCAATTGCTTGCTAAATGGTACAAGACACCGATTATCGTGTTCAGCGTTTCCGGTATTATTCCGTTAGTCCCTGGGGGACTAGCCTATGATGCAATGCGAAATGTTGTCGAAAACCAGTATGATGCCGCTGTTCAGCTCTCAGCCAAGGCTTTTCTGCTTTCCGGAGCGATTGCGATGGGACTCGTGTTCTCCGAAGTCATTAACCATGTGATCCGGAAATCCCGTATATAA